Proteins encoded within one genomic window of Triticum aestivum cultivar Chinese Spring chromosome 2D, IWGSC CS RefSeq v2.1, whole genome shotgun sequence:
- the LOC123052226 gene encoding uncharacterized protein isoform X1: MEKERKQGFFAALKEEVVRGLSPARSRGKTPARSASPARMLIPRRRKAPPPPPEKQMEQQQYLPEQLIARSGSLRPGGEVLEPLIEGPDADRLAAGDFVGEDSGRREGFGHWVRGHLTRTPSMASASAGPGGSSGSFRHSDLRLLLGVMGAPLAPISSNLADPLPLLSIKGTPIESSSAQYILQQYMAASGGYKMLQSVRNAYAMGKVRMVASEFETATRVVKNRGPSGRGAAAVEQGGFVLWTMAPGMWYVELAVGGSKVHAGCNGRLVWRHTPWLGAHAAKGPVRPLRRVLQGLDPLTTAGLFAEARCVGEKKVNGEECFILKLSADPQTLKLRSEGPAEIIRHVLFGYFSQRTGLMVHIEDSHLTRIQPHSGGDAVYWETTISSCLEDYRAVEGIMIAHAGRSAVTLFRFGEAAMSHTKTRMEEAWSIEEVAFNVPGLSVDCFIPPADIRSGSVGEACELPPQHGDRAKSTAVHPARVAAAAERAHTHGAGGRGEKIVWRVEV, translated from the exons ATGGAGAAGGAGAGGAAGCAGGGGTTCTTCGCCGCCCTGAAGGAGGAGGTGGTGCGGGGGCTGTCGCCGGCGAGGTCCCGCGGGAAGACCCCGGCGAGGAGCGCGTCGCCGGCCAGAATGCTGATCCCGCGCCGTCgcaaggcgccgccgccgccgccggagaagcAGATGGAGCAGCAGCAGTACCTCCCGGAGCAGCTCATCGCGCGCTCTGGCAGCCTCCGACCGGGTGGCGAGGTGCTCGAGCCGCTCATTGAGGGCCCCGATGCCgaccgcctcgccgccggcgacttcGTCGGAGAGGACTCCGGCCGGCGGGAGGGGTTCGGGCACTGGGTCCGCGGCCACCTGACGCGCACGCcgtccatggcctccgcctccGCCGGCCCTGGCGGCTCGAGCGGCTCGTTCCGGCACTCcgacctccgcctcctcctcggcgTCATGGGCGCGCCGCTCGCGCCCATCTCGTCCAACCTGGCCGACCCGCTGCCCCTCCTCTCCATCAAGGGCACCCCTATT GAGTCGTCGTCCGCTCAGTACATCCTGCAGCAGTACATGGCGGCGTCCGGCGGCTACAAGATGCTGCAGTCGGTGAGGAACGCGTACGCCATGGGCAAGGTGCGAATGGTGGCGTCCGAGTTCGAGACGGCCACGCGCGTCGTCAAGAACCGCGGCCCGAGCGGCCGCGGCGCCGCCGCGGTCGAGCAGGGCGGCTTCGTGCTCTGGACGATGGCCCCGGGCATGTGGTACGTCGAGCTCGCCGTCGGCGGCAGCAAGGTCCACGCCGGCTGCAACGGCCGCCTCGTCTGGCGCCACACCCCCTGGCTCGGCGCCCACGCCGCCAAAGGCCCGGTTCGCCCCCTCCGCCGCGTCCTGCAG GGTCTTGATCCGCTGACGACGGCCGGGCTGTTCGCGGAGGCGCGGTGCGTGGGCGAGAAGAAGGTGAACGGCGAGGAGTGCTTCATCCTGAAGCTGTCGGCGGACCCGCAGACGCTGAAGCTGCGCAGCGAGGGGCCGGCGGAGATCATCCGGCACGTGCTGTTCGGCTACTTCAGCCAGCGCACGGGGCTGATGGTGCACATCGAGGACTCGCACCTGACCCGCATCCAGCCGCACTCGGGCGGCGACGCCGTGTACTGGGAGACCACCATCAGCTCGTGCCTGGAGGACTATCGCGCCGTGGAGGGCATCATGATCGCGCACGCGGGGCGCTCTGCCGTGACGCTGTTCCGGTTCGGCGAGGCGGCCATGAGCCACACCAAGACGCGGATGGAGGAGGCGTGGAGCATCGAGGAGGTGGCCTTCAACGTCCCGGGGCTGTCGGTGGACTGCTTCATCCCGCCCGCCGACATCAGGTCCGGCTCCGTGGGCGAGGCCTGCGAGCTGCCGCCGCAACACGGCGACCGCGCCAAGTCCACCGCCGTGCACCCCGCCCGCGTCGCGGCGGCCGCAGAGCGCGCCCACACGCACGGCGCCGGAGGCCGCGGCGAGAAGATCGTGTGGAGAGTGGAGGTGTGA
- the LOC123052226 gene encoding uncharacterized protein isoform X2 — protein MLIPRRRKAPPPPPEKQMEQQQYLPEQLIARSGSLRPGGEVLEPLIEGPDADRLAAGDFVGEDSGRREGFGHWVRGHLTRTPSMASASAGPGGSSGSFRHSDLRLLLGVMGAPLAPISSNLADPLPLLSIKGTPIESSSAQYILQQYMAASGGYKMLQSVRNAYAMGKVRMVASEFETATRVVKNRGPSGRGAAAVEQGGFVLWTMAPGMWYVELAVGGSKVHAGCNGRLVWRHTPWLGAHAAKGPVRPLRRVLQGLDPLTTAGLFAEARCVGEKKVNGEECFILKLSADPQTLKLRSEGPAEIIRHVLFGYFSQRTGLMVHIEDSHLTRIQPHSGGDAVYWETTISSCLEDYRAVEGIMIAHAGRSAVTLFRFGEAAMSHTKTRMEEAWSIEEVAFNVPGLSVDCFIPPADIRSGSVGEACELPPQHGDRAKSTAVHPARVAAAAERAHTHGAGGRGEKIVWRVEV, from the exons ATGCTGATCCCGCGCCGTCgcaaggcgccgccgccgccgccggagaagcAGATGGAGCAGCAGCAGTACCTCCCGGAGCAGCTCATCGCGCGCTCTGGCAGCCTCCGACCGGGTGGCGAGGTGCTCGAGCCGCTCATTGAGGGCCCCGATGCCgaccgcctcgccgccggcgacttcGTCGGAGAGGACTCCGGCCGGCGGGAGGGGTTCGGGCACTGGGTCCGCGGCCACCTGACGCGCACGCcgtccatggcctccgcctccGCCGGCCCTGGCGGCTCGAGCGGCTCGTTCCGGCACTCcgacctccgcctcctcctcggcgTCATGGGCGCGCCGCTCGCGCCCATCTCGTCCAACCTGGCCGACCCGCTGCCCCTCCTCTCCATCAAGGGCACCCCTATT GAGTCGTCGTCCGCTCAGTACATCCTGCAGCAGTACATGGCGGCGTCCGGCGGCTACAAGATGCTGCAGTCGGTGAGGAACGCGTACGCCATGGGCAAGGTGCGAATGGTGGCGTCCGAGTTCGAGACGGCCACGCGCGTCGTCAAGAACCGCGGCCCGAGCGGCCGCGGCGCCGCCGCGGTCGAGCAGGGCGGCTTCGTGCTCTGGACGATGGCCCCGGGCATGTGGTACGTCGAGCTCGCCGTCGGCGGCAGCAAGGTCCACGCCGGCTGCAACGGCCGCCTCGTCTGGCGCCACACCCCCTGGCTCGGCGCCCACGCCGCCAAAGGCCCGGTTCGCCCCCTCCGCCGCGTCCTGCAG GGTCTTGATCCGCTGACGACGGCCGGGCTGTTCGCGGAGGCGCGGTGCGTGGGCGAGAAGAAGGTGAACGGCGAGGAGTGCTTCATCCTGAAGCTGTCGGCGGACCCGCAGACGCTGAAGCTGCGCAGCGAGGGGCCGGCGGAGATCATCCGGCACGTGCTGTTCGGCTACTTCAGCCAGCGCACGGGGCTGATGGTGCACATCGAGGACTCGCACCTGACCCGCATCCAGCCGCACTCGGGCGGCGACGCCGTGTACTGGGAGACCACCATCAGCTCGTGCCTGGAGGACTATCGCGCCGTGGAGGGCATCATGATCGCGCACGCGGGGCGCTCTGCCGTGACGCTGTTCCGGTTCGGCGAGGCGGCCATGAGCCACACCAAGACGCGGATGGAGGAGGCGTGGAGCATCGAGGAGGTGGCCTTCAACGTCCCGGGGCTGTCGGTGGACTGCTTCATCCCGCCCGCCGACATCAGGTCCGGCTCCGTGGGCGAGGCCTGCGAGCTGCCGCCGCAACACGGCGACCGCGCCAAGTCCACCGCCGTGCACCCCGCCCGCGTCGCGGCGGCCGCAGAGCGCGCCCACACGCACGGCGCCGGAGGCCGCGGCGAGAAGATCGTGTGGAGAGTGGAGGTGTGA